One stretch of Manis pentadactyla isolate mManPen7 chromosome 10, mManPen7.hap1, whole genome shotgun sequence DNA includes these proteins:
- the RDH16 gene encoding retinol dehydrogenase 16, protein MWLCLAVLVGLYYLLRWYWERQVVSNLRDKYVFITGCDSGFGNLLARQLDMRGLRVLAACLTEEGAEQLRRQTSDRVETVILDVTKTDNIAAATQWVKERVGHRGLWGLVNNAGIAMASTPNEWLVKQDFVKILDVNLLGMIEVTLSLLPLVRKARGRVVNVSSIMGRLALLSGGYCISKYGVEAFSDSLRRELSYFGVKVAVIEPGYFKTAMTNYDRLFRCLQEAWERTSSEVKDLYGEEFLASSTKLIAKLETRWSDNTSLVTDCMEHALTACYPCTRYIPGWDAKFFYLPLSYMPTFLVDTMLYWVAPEPSKAL, encoded by the exons ATGTGGCTGTGCCTGGCGGTCCTCGTGGGCCTGTACTACCTCCTGCGCTGGTACTGGGAGAGGCAGGTGGTGAGCAACCTCCGAGACAAGTATGTCTTCATCACGGGCTGTGACTCGGGCTTCGGGAACCTACTGGCCAGGCAGCTGGACATGAGAGGTTTGAGGGTGCTGGCTGCGTGTCTGACGGAGGAGGGGGCTGAGCAGCTAAGGCGGCAGACGTCAGACAGGGTGGAGACAGTGATCCTGGATGTCACCAAGACAGACAACATCGCTGCGGCCACCCAGTGGGTGAAGGAGCGTGTGGGGCACAGAG ggctctggggcctGGTGAACAATGCTGGCATCGCTATGGCCTCAACACCCAATGAGTGGCTGGTCAAGCAGGACTTTGTGAAGATACTGGATGTGAACCTGTTGGGCATGATCGAGGTGACCCTGAGCCTGCTGCCCCTAGTGAGGAAGGCAAGGGGCCGTGTGGTCAACGTCTCCAGCATTATGGGACGGCTGGCCCTTTTGAGTGGAGGCTACTGCATCTCCAAGTACGGCGTGGAGGCCTTCTCGGACTCCCTCAG AAGGGAGCTCTCCTACTTCGGGGTGAAGGTGGCTGTGATCGAGCCCGGTTACTTCAAGACTGCCATGACCAACTATGACAGGCTTTTCAGGTGCTTGCAGGAGGCATGGGAGCGGACCAGCTCAGAGGTCAAGGATCTCTATGGGGAGGAGTTCCTGGCATCCT CCACGAAACTCATTGCAAAGTTGGAAACTAGGTGGTCTGACAATACATCCTTGGTGACGGACTGCATGGAGCATGCCCTGACTGCCTGCTATCCCTGCACCAGATACATACCTGGCTGGGATGCTAAGTTCTTTTACCTCCCCTTGAGCTACATGCCCACCTTCCTGGTGGACACCATGCTTTATTGGGTGGCTCCAGAGCCTTCCAAAGCCCTGTAA